DNA sequence from the Littorina saxatilis isolate snail1 linkage group LG9, US_GU_Lsax_2.0, whole genome shotgun sequence genome:
CGACAAGAAATGTTATGACATCCGGGTCTGGGGCAACCGTGCAATCTTTGGTCATGGCAAACCTGAGTTCTGTTGGATTGGCGGAGTAAACAGGCAAGAAAATGTCTCCCTCGTTGTATTCCCCTTTGTCCACAATGGCCTGAAGGATGGTTTTCACAAGTTTGAAATCCTTGTTGAAAGCCCTTTCGTCAGAAGAAGACTCTGCATGCTTGCTCTGTATCTCTCGCAGGACCTCTGTGAGAATGGTGTAGCCCTGTCCCTGATGACAGCCGCACGCCGCGAACAGCTCGCCAAGACCCGCATCCACCAGGTCAGAGGGAAGCGGAAAGCAGTATGGCGACAAGTCAAGGTCATCGCTGTCCTCCTCCGCTATCCAGAACTTGCCCGGACGCCGGAAACACCCGTCTTTCACCGTCAAAACGCAGTTCATCTCCTTCAGTTTCTCTGTCACAGCCCTCTCACCGCCACGAAACATAGCATTCAGTTCTGTGTAAATGTGATGCAAAATGCTAGAAAATTGGTGTGACTGTTTCCTACTGAACTTGGAAATCACAACGCTCAGATGTTCGATGACATCATCAGCAGTAGGTTGGTAAAAGTGGGCAAACAACAAAGAGTCAGAAGTAAGGGGTGCAAGCGACACTGGCTTGACGGACCCAACAAGCTCCAGTTTGTCGTAGTGACACATGTCCACGGCACGCGAGATGCCCAGGGCGTGGTGTTGTGCGGGACACACAGGGAGCGCGGCAGGGAAGCCAGGCGGGGCGTGGTCTCTGCTTGTGACGCAAGGCAGGCATTGCAGCGTGGCAAGCTGTTCTACCGTGTCtgtggtcagtgtgtgtccgtgtTTCTGAATAAAGGTCAACATCGCCTTGGCTTTTCTTTGTGCGATAACAATGTCCTCTGATCTCTCGCTTCTGCAGAGTTTTTCGATTTCTTTGGCTGTTTGAATAAGATCTTGAGTCGTGACCTCAGCACTGTTTCGCAAGCCAAGCAGCTTCAGACTCTTGAGTATAGCTACATGGCTCAACGAGCTGGCAGGAAATCGGTCCTCTCCAGAGAACAGATCTTGAAGCATTTTGTCTTCCGGATCATAAAGGTCATGTGCTTTCTTCAGCTCAGCTTTCAGACATGAAGGAGCGAACTGAATTCCTTCTGCCAGTTCCTGCAACTCGTGTTCATCAATCAAAGAGGTCTGGAGAAAGTATGTCATAAAATCTGTGATGCCTGCAATGCCTTGACTTCCAGATGAAGCAGCAGACAGAATGTTTTCAACAAGATCATACAAGGACATTTCCTTTGCCCCGAGATCTCCAGCAAACTGACGGTGGGCCTTGCTATCGCAATGAAGCAGTTTGGGGGAGAGATGGACGGCGGGTGGAAGGCCAATGCTTCCAGTGACCTCAGGGGTCAGAAGGTCAATCTCCTGCACGCTGGTGTGTTCCACTGAATTCGCAAACTCTGATGGAGGAGCCTCTGTTGTGCTCACATCAGTCGGCCACACCGGGAATAGATTCAGGCATCTGAGTACACGCTTGGCAGCTTCCCATTCCTTCTCGTCAGTCTGATCACTCCTGCCTCTCCCGTCAGATATAATGTCTACCAAAGCAATTGTATCATCAACGGTGGACTCGGTCTTGAACTTCATCGCTATCTCCTGGGTGGTCCTGTCTTCCTCAGCCAGTCTCGCCAGACACTTGAGCACGCCCAGatacgaagctggctgcacgcgggagtggatgacgtcactgTGACGCAATACAAAGTCAGGAAGACTGGGGATTACGTGTACACCAAGGTGACGAAGAGCCTGGCTCAGCGCCGAGGAGGCGGGAGGAAAGCCGTCCAGTCTCTCACACAGGTAGTTGCCCTGGAGGGGTCTGAGGATCAGGTCGTTGCCATGGGGGCAGGGCAGGAAGGGCAGGTGGTCAACGTCGTTCAGGTCCTTTCCCTGCAGGTATGACCACACCTGTCTGATCCAGGAGTTGTCATCTGGCAGTTTGATGTTAGTAAGACCCGAGTGTTGGGCAGCTAAACTGTCTGCCAGGAGTGACGGAACTTTGTCGTCAGTCAGCAACCGCAGGTTTCCAAAGcctgaaaaacaaaataataaatattAGGCGCCTTGCCAGTTTTCCATACCTTTTAACAACTAAACAATGCAGAAATTGCACaacaaaatacatttttttaaatcagaatCCACTTTGTTGTTTTAACATTTCCGGAAACCAAACCAAACGCAAGTGGCTTTTTTTTAATGGAAGTCCAATGAATGTATTGATATCAACTTGTAATCACCTGACTCTGCCAGGCCCAGGAGACATTTTTGAAGCCCATCTGGTTGGGTCACGTAACACAGGCGGTCATGTAGTCCTGGCAAGAGACTGAGGTCTCGGTCATCCCGACACACGTGTACCACGTGATCATCAGGTTTGCAGAACGAGCCGTCCACCAGAGGCAACAGTTCCAGGCCTTGCAGCATTGACTGGTCACCATGGCGACAGAGGTAACGCAGAATCAGACTCTTCTGTTCCCTGGAAAGCTTCCCAGACCATGTGGTGTCAGCTCGCATCAGACTACTGAGGTGTTGAGGGCTGACAACAGTGACAGAGGTCACGCTGATCTTGTTCATGCTGTGCAGCACGTGCCGGGGAAGCCGGACCAGGTTGACCTGACACACGGCGTACACCTCAACCACCGCCACCTCCGTGTCCTCGTCCAGGTCATCATGGACAGGGGACGTCATCACCACAGCCTCGTGCAGTGAAACCCAGTGACCTCCCTGTAGCTGGGTGAAGAAGAGCTGAGAGGCGGACAGTTTCTGATAGAACGGAGCCAGCAACGGCTGCCAGTGAGTGGTTAGCTTGGAGTGGTTAGGACACAGCTGGTAGAGGGCATCCGCTGTCATTGCCATGGTCTGCTGCGGTGATGACCCCCTGTCAATGGAATAAAATGTGCACAGTTATAAAAAAAGAATTGattaaaaataatcaacaagaACAATGTTTAGTCTTCAGGAAATTCACCTACGTCTGGGCGCCTGTCGCTTATTTGAAGTGCAACTTGAATGTCTCTTGAAAGACATTGTGCAAAGTTTACTTCTGATTTACGTCTCATCTAGTCTGAGCTTAAAGATCCACTGGAAATATCGCTGAAAAGTTGGCTATGGATGCTAGACTGATATAAAAACAATACCTGCACAGATTGAATATATTGCACAGCCAGCTATACGTCACCTGGTGAAGGGTGACGCTCCAGTTCCAGCTGTGTTGACCAGTTCAGTGACCAGTGTGACGTAAGCACGAGGCATGACCTCCGTGACCAGCAGACTGTTCCACAAGGCTGCCTCGTCGCTCggtcccccctcctccccctcccccttgggCCATTCCACGTGACGTCGGTTCTGGCTCAGCTCGAAGAACCCGTGCACGTGCATTGGCAGCCCCGTAGGGCTCGGCGTCTCTGGAGGTAGCGGCAGAAAGCAGTACAGCTGACCTTGGAAGGATGACAGTTGGCTGTTGAGTTTAGCAGCGACACCCACGTATGGTCGATGAGTGAGACACTTGCTCTGGGTGACAACAAAAGTTGAAAAAGATTATTTCAAGCTGAATGTCTACCGGTTCAAAATGTGAAAAGTGGCAAACATTGACCAGGCTTGGTGAATAATTGGGGAATATTGTGACGGAAGATCAGGGTTTGCAGGCGAAAGCCTTCGAGCTGCTCAAACAAAAAAATTGCGGAAAAGGAAGCTCTCAAAGTAGAATTATGAAAATATGGTTGGAGTGATCGTAGGTATTAGAGACGGTACCTGGACGATACACCATTGTTACTGCACTGCAGTCCAACAGCTGCTTCTCAAATTGGGGACAGAATTACGATGGTATGATACAGATATCATAAGATACGTTTTACATTTAAGCGCTTACTAAATCTAATCTTAGCTTTTCCTTCGGCAGCAACGTTAGACTAACAAATGTGCACGATGAAGCAGTCAGACATTTGCGTTATAGTACCTGACATAGGTCTCTGAAGTCGGTGGACATCTCTTTCGTTCCTTCGTGAAAATGGACAACTATCCAGTGTTCAGTCTCCGTCTGTACTGAGCCTTTCACTGTTCGGCGTACTGTTTGCACAAGCGTCATGGTCTGGGTTACCTGAAGTTAACAGATGATCttgcaatgaaaaaaaaatcaggtgAACGGGTCTGAGGTACCTTAGAATTTTTACAGACTTGTATCTAAAACAGTGACAAACGGCCTTGTGCATCACGTAAAAGATGTCCAGacgaaaatgaatgtgaaaaccgATTTAGTTATTTTTCAATATCTTCTGCAAGCACACGCACATGGAAAAAGTTCGATGGACATTTTGTTAAATAAGAAAGCCCTacgaagaaggatgctccctgcCTCATAAAAAAATcccacaaagacaaacaaagaaTGGGGTGAAGcagcaaaaaaacacaccagaACCACAATCTTGTTAAATTTGGAAAGACTAtccctcgcgccccctaattggcgtagaggcgcgtcccctgggtggtggatgggggagccttctctactaacttctgagagaaggtcgcatcactctcgatgccgtgaacctaattaggatctttttcttgtttcttctctatttctgcctccccaaagtccttttactttccttttctcacccataaaattcttcactttttacccttgttaagtggttcttgtatagaatatagtcaatgtttgtaaagattttagtcaagcagtatgtaagaaatgtttagtcctttgtactggaaacttgcagtctcccagtaaggtcatatattgtactacgttgcaagcccctggagcaattttttgattagtgcttttgtgaacaagaaacacttaacaagtggctctaatCGGAGTGATCGTCCCTGGCGCTGAAGTCAGTCGCCTATCGCGGAGTCTCCGCctttttcagtttttctagAGTTCTAGGAGATTGCAGTTTCCTGACCTTTGGATTACGCCTAGCTGAGACTCGTGTGCAAGTGTAGGTACTAATCTGCATTTGTTTTTTGTGGTTCCTTGGAGTGGTTTTATAGATAAGTGAGTGAGTCTATGTGGTGTAGCtgtattcaaaatggccgccgccCTGACCGCGTCAGTCGAACCCGTTTTTGTGAAAAGGAACGAGCTGCCTCAGGCTGGTGGTAACAGATATGACACTCTTGAGATGTGTCTGGCGGCCGAGCGAGTCAGTGGTAGTGAAACAATACTGGGCGCCCAGGAAATACGTGGCCTGTGGCGCGTGTACCCGCTCAGCCGGGAAGCAAGAGCAAAGCTTGTAATCGATGGAATCTCACTACGTGGTCATGCCATCAGGGTGTTTAACCAAAACCCATTTATCCTCCGTGGACAGGAGGGCGAAGAAACACCAGCTACCAAGCTATGGATCTCTGACATTCCAATCTCTATTGCTGTACAAGATATAGAGACAGCCCTTGTGAGAATGGGGGCAACTCTCAGATCTGCAATCACATGTGAACGTGTCCGGAACAGAGACGGCAAGTTAACACGTTTCTTAACAGGCCGGCGGTTCGTCTGGATGAACGTCCCCGCCAAACCCCTCGACAAACAGGTGCGGATCGGTGTGGCCAGTGCCCGTCTGTACCACAAAGAGCAACCCAAGGTGAGGAGAACCGTGGCCTGCACACGCTGCCTCCAGGAGGGGCACTGGGCGTCTGATTGCGGTAACGACATCGCATGCAGAGAATGTGGTCAGTCTGGCCACAGGAGAGGCGACCCCGATTGTGATGCCGTCCCCGCTGGGGATCCCCCTCTCACGTCAGATGATGTGGGCGTGGCGACCGAGCGCGGCACAGAGGAAACTGCCAGCGACGAAGACGAACGGGAGGAGCCCCAGTCCCAGTCccaggaagagaaagagagtgctTCACTGGCTGATACCATTCATGTTTCATCACAGAAAAAACAGTGCAACAATcccaaacaaaaacacgcacaaaaacaaGGATTCCTTTCCCGCGGCAGACAAgtcaacacaaacaaaccagaCAAAAACCAAACAAGGCTCATTTTAGAGCCACGCTCGCGGTCACTGAGTGTGAAAAGGCTAAGGTCACAAACAGGGGATTCCCCTGACAGTGACAATGCGACAGAAAAGCTCCCCAAGTTGACACTGGCTGACACGGGTGTCCGTGATGCACGTGACTGCGCCACACCTGGCATGGGGTAGGTTTAACTGTGGTTTGTTGATGACAACACGGTGACGGACTGATACTGTCTCTAGGACGATGATCATGCCTGACGATTTAAGTGTGTTCTCACTTAACGTGAGAGGGATTCGATCCCCAAACAAACGGAAACAACTGTTCCAGTTTTTAAGAAGACAAAAATTTGATGTAGTATGTTTGCAGGAAACGTATATCACGAAACAGGTAGCTGATATGTGGAAAAAGGAATGGGGAGGGGATATGATTTATACCGAACGAACATCACACAGTGGTGGTCAAATGATTTTGTTTAAGAAAGGATGTAATTTTGATTATAAAGTAATGGAGACCCATTGATAGAATCCAAGGGGTAAATATAATTTGTGAAGGAAAGGATTTGTGGATTTTGAATGCTTATGCGCCAAACGATGTAAACTCCAAATGTGTTTTTTATCAGAAGGTTGTGTCAATTATTAAAGATTCCCGTTTGAGTAACGTCATTTtgtgtggtgattttaattgtgttCTTGATAATGAGTTAGACATAGTGAGCGGAGAAAGGCACGCTGAAAGAGCAGTGTCACAACTGAATGAAATGTTTATCGCATGTGATTTGTTTGATGTATGGAGATTATTTAACCCTGGTATTAAAGAATTTTCTTGGTCAAAGAAGAATCCGTTTATTGCTAGGAGAATTGACTATGTATTTACATGTGCAACACTTTTTGATAGAACTACGGAATGTTGTTTATTGTCTGTTCCCTTTTCCGACCACAGAGGTTGTTCTGTGCAACTCAAATTAACTGAGATTGACAGAGGCCCGAGTTACTGGAAATTCAATAATTCTCTCCTCCAggataaagatttcattgatggTATGAATAGAATGATTGAAAATCACGCATATGATTTTATAAACGATACTGATTATCAAACCGTATGGGAGCTGTTAAAATGTGAAATAAGAGATTATGCAATGCAGTACGCGCAGAAGAAAAGCGTTGAAAGAAGAAACggtattgttttgttgtatgctgaaTTAAATGATTTGGATGCAAGGTTAGCGAATGACCCAGATAACTGTGGAATGCAATGCGAGCGTGAGAACCTTAAGTTAAAAATAGAATTAGTTGAGCAGTGTAAAGCTCGCGCAGCCCAAGTACGCGCCCGTGCGAAGTGGATAGAACAgggagaaaagaacacaaagtaTTTTCTCAACCTTGAAAAAGCCAGAGCAAATGCGAAGATTATGGACAGTATACAGTGTGAATCTGGGGAAGTGATAACTGACCAGAGTGAAATCTTGAACGCGCAAAAGAATTACTATGCTGACTtgtacagaaaaaaagtaaacgtTGAAAACATGGACGAAAAGGTGGATCAGTTTTTATCTGATGTGACAACATTACAGATTTCAGATTTTCAGAGAAATGAGTGTGAAGGGTTAATAACTGAAAACGAAGCTCTCGCTGCacttaaacaaatgaaatctgGGTCGGCCCCTGGGGTTGATGGTATTACTGCagaatttttgaaagtgttcTGGACCCGCATCAGAACATTGTTAATTGCGTCTTTTAATGCAAGTTTTGACGATGGAAAATTGTCTTCCACGCAGCGCAAAGCTGTCATTACTCTTATACACAAGGGAAAGGACTTGCCCAAAAATGAATTAAAGAACTGGAGACCCATCTCCCTTACAAACAGCGATTATAAACTGATAGCCAAGTGTTTGGCAAAAAGGTTAGGAAGCGTTATTGGTGATATTGTTCAGAAAGATCAAGTCGGTTATATTAAAGGCAGAAAAGTATCTACAATATTAAGgttaattgatgatgtaatcgaacagtcacacgagttaaatcaacctggtctgttggtcgcaattgactgtgttcaagcgtacgatagtatttcaaaagagtttattattaaagcctttcaaaaattcgggtttgggccagaatttgttcaatgggtgactgtgttaatgaacgacacggttagctcagtgcagtattgtggatggttgtcggatttttttgatgtgaaagccgggattcgtcaagggtgcccgttttcatgtttggcctttgtactggccattgaattgttggcatcaaaaataagacagtgtagacgtattaaaggaatttcgttatggaataatgttgatattgcaaccgttattaaaattgctctgtatgcagacgatatcaccctttttttaaaggatgagattgatatgtattatgcacttgaaataatgaatgacttttctagcttttcaggcttaaggatacataagagaaagtctgaggcgatgtggttgggtagtaggaaacattgtgatgaaacattttataattttgtttggaagaagaagttgaagattttgggtgtatatttttgtaatgataagagtgcttctttggtagaagataactggactggaagaataaggaatattaagcgattgatttgtgcatgggagaagcgaaatttgagcattttagggaaaatatgtattgtgaaaacgtttttaatttcacaatttgtgtatattatgcaagcgtttgtattacctgactgtgttttgaatgaagtcaataccttattgtacagatttttgtggcgaaaaagagattgtaatcggaaggcctttgaaaaggtgaaaagaagcgttttatgttttgaaattgaaaaaggtggtttaaaaatgatcgatattaggcaaatgcaaatttcttttttattacaatgggtttcacaactgactacatcaaatgaaaatgataattggagtctcactccaaagatgatgtatttgcgttttggaaagcactttgaatgtttcttatcgaatgtaaacagtgcaagatttaaagggttagacctagtgaaatcacacttttggaaagcagtattaaaatattggctggataataaccactacgatcgtgggacaatcgggccgattttattatggaataatgcatgcataacgtatagtggcaaagttttattttttgaaagttggatacgacgaggtgtattggtattaactgacattgtacgttcgggagacatattatcatatcaagatatatgtgatttgattggatattcgccaaaccgaattcttgaatataatgttgtaaaagccgctgtgtcattattcatgaggaaaaatgttgtaaataggactgatgatgtttgtattaccccactgtttaacggcaaaaatgtgttaagtgccaaAGAATATcggaaagagattattaatatgaaaacagatgtaccatgttccggaggattttggaagagaaagtttaatgtagaaattgatgaacgatcttggatagttgcccatctgtcaacacaagagactagattaagagttttacactggaaaattatgcacaacatttatccgaccaacattctcctgtgtaaaatgaaagtaacggaaactaataaatgtaattactgttgtgatgtaactgatttcattgaacacttcttttttgaatgcccggttgtatacaaattctggaagtttattgaagaatttatttttcgtactttagaaattaagattgttttgaaagttagtgatgttttatttggtatgcattttgtaatggtgaaaaaggcaactatgtataaattgaaccacattatcttaa
Encoded proteins:
- the LOC138977298 gene encoding sacsin-like, which translates into the protein MSTDFRDLCQSKCLTHRPYVGVAAKLNSQLSSFQGQLYCFLPLPPETPSPTGLPMHVHGFFELSQNRRHVEWPKGEGEEGGPSDEAALWNSLLVTEVMPRAYVTLVTELVNTAGTGASPFTRGSSPQQTMAMTADALYQLCPNHSKLTTHWQPLLAPFYQKLSASQLFFTQLQGGHWVSLHEAVVMTSPVHDDLDEDTEVAVVEVYAVCQVNLVRLPRHVLHSMNKISVTSVTVVSPQHLSSLMRADTTWSGKLSREQKSLILRYLCRHGDQSMLQGLELLPLVDGSFCKPDDHVVHVCRDDRDLSLLPGLHDRLCYVTQPDGLQKCLLGLAESGFGNLRLLTDDKVPSLLADSLAAQHSGLTNIKLPDDNSWIRQVWSYLQGKDLNDVDHLPFLPCPHGNDLILRPLQGNYLCERLDGFPPASSALSQALRHLGVHVIPSLPDFVLRHSDVIHSRVQPASYLGVLKCLARLAEEDRTTQEIAMKFKTESTVDDTIALVDIISDGRGRSDQTDEKEWEAAKRVLRCLNLFPVWPTDVSTTEAPPSEFANSVEHTSVQEIDLLTPEVTGSIGLPPAVHLSPKLLHCDSKAHRQFAGDLGAKEMSLYDLVENILSAASSGSQGIAGITDFMTYFLQTSLIDEHELQELAEGIQFAPSCLKAELKKAHDLYDPEDKMLQDLFSGEDRFPASSLSHVAILKSLKLLGLRNSAEVTTQDLIQTAKEIEKLCRSERSEDIVIAQRKAKAMLTFIQKHGHTLTTDTVEQLATLQCLPCVTSRDHAPPGFPAALPVCPAQHHALGISRAVDMCHYDKLELVGSVKPVSLAPLTSDSLLFAHFYQPTADDVIEHLSVVISKFSRKQSHQFSSILHHIYTELNAMFRGGERAVTEKLKEMNCVLTVKDGCFRRPGKFWIAEEDSDDLDLSPYCFPLPSDLVDAGLGELFAACGCHQGQGYTILTEVLREIQSKHAESSSDERAFNKDFKLVKTILQAIVDKGEYNEGDIFLPVYSANPTELRFAMTKDCTVAPDPDVITFLVEEEEGITFVHPDLDKDVALKLGALDLRKRTMTGMDDLDIDDSEYGQHEKLTTRLHNLLREGYTDGFSVPKELVQNADDARASVVKFLVDERDNGDWRSGLVTPALADLQGPALWVYNDSLFTRADFDNLCKLGGATKKQDCSKVGKFGLGFNAVYNVTEVPSIYSGSTLAMLDPHQLYLLDNKRGKKMDFGEIMNKVLLRRMPNQFRPFQGVFECDMLNKNWKPFSGTLFRFPFRTEGQAEKSEICQEAFTAERREDFMEGLMSKAGNLLLFLQHVKRVELYRLPRDCSDPAQAQRLMVVTRNSVPTVPRQLPGTESILEHFSKAWESAVEQGESIHEQNFIDTVTVSMETAKTNKREGETTQCRFRIAWTPGAGESCDTARETSKEGFIPLAAAAILTDSEGRIVCMDACPKGFYTTGHLFCFLPLARQVSLTDLPLHINAPFALTSDRRGLLSQNEDDKKLIEGRWNKALFSDPIPRAYLAALESVAPTQTSAKPYYSLWPQHTAQPLRQGQSPQGEMYPHFYQFLVQENFAVFLHSSGCTGFSGSFFFDPELSDTDIGRVAFRVLETFWEETEWCAGRLIDLPTGVADSISRSGQDVAFRQRVITMEQLCRCVLFPRIDQGHPALETGDRDRLVLYALQSHSTALHELVQSHACIPCRPDGRLRAPASLVHPHGLAASLFSEDDARFPQREGEADFTTHTALDQLVKMGMVQDEVTTEELKQRAESVGTLPETTALQRAKAIVKYLPSLGNKMESYAAVLRNIMFLPVLKQPEDWPLKWDGQGKTIASPSETFSSSLKELVGCQAAVLNENSLDLSGTDKDTLGLLGVTQYKSMSSGSTRLTEVSVAQLMSISEDPNAMSNSNYKAVENTCKEIYHYLDSFCRYDPRGTYKDHRLVIEGLKERQVVLTGQGFQEAGRLAMGSRNDLEPYLTYADGHTWYCHEVLAFLGVKAE